GATGGGGAAGGCTGTGTCGCAGCTGTAACAGGATCTGGTTTTGGGACTGTGGACTCTGTCCCAGGCACCTGCATCCAGCACCAATGCAGGTAAACACTGGTGGTGACTGCATTCCTGGTTGGGTGCTGCTCACCTCCTGCTCTGGATTGCAGCGTGTTCCAGGAAGGGTTTGGAAGCCAATGTGGAGACTGAGGTGAGGTTTGGGACAGGGGTCTGGAAAACCTAAAAATTGGGAGAAGAATCTATGTAGCCTGAGCGCAGCACCAAGGTCGAGCTCTGGATGGGTCAGCTGGGACTCCAAGCCtcgctgctgcctcctcctgtcCCATTTTACACCCCACATTGATCTTGATGCTTGAACACCCAGCTGAGTTAGTGGTCCTCACCTGAGACCACCCTTTGCGCATGCCCTCATCGTGGCAGGGACCAGGGTGACACGACATCATGAACTCTTCCATCATGGTCTTGGGGTCTGGAGAGGCAACTGTGCACAACATGTACCAAACAGCTTCCAGTGCATCAGTTGTGGTagtggctgcagggctgcttttaGTCTGTCTAAACACAAGGAACGTCACTTTGCTGACATTGCTTCCCCTGAGTGCCCATCATTGCGTGTTTGCAGCGGACGAGGAGCATGGCAGAGCTGCCCGGAGGGAAATTGCAACCCCTCCCTGGTTTAAGTGCATCTCCACGCCACCAGCACCAACAGGGTTAACAGAGCTTTTTCTGAGTATCAACCTTGCAGCTTTGTTGGTTGCTTCCTTTTATAGCCGGACACTGTTCTTGTTGTGGTCCTTATCTCTGGCTGCTTTGCACACCCTCCCTTTAACAAGGATCTTGTCAAGGGTTTCCTTGCTCCTTGAAAGTTGAGCTGCACCATCCCTTGTGATGACTTGTTTTCTCCGGCTAATTAGTGAGCTCTGGGTGCTAATGACAGcccctcccctcttttctaGTGGTCTGTAAAAAGAACTTGGACAGCACCACCGTTGCTGTGCATGGTGAGGAGATCTACTGCAAGTCCTGCTACGGCAAGAAGTACGGCCCCAAGGGCTATGGATacgggcagggagcagggaccCTGAGCACCGACAAGGGCGAATCTCTGGGAATCAAATATGAAGAGTAAGTTTAAGTCTCGTTTTCAAATCTGGGGGCTGTTGAGGGCACCTTCTCCCCACATCTGACCGCTTGTGGTGCTTGACTATGTAGCCCATGCTGAACTCCCAGCAGTGGCAGAGTGCCGTGGGCTGCCCTGCCTTCCTGCTCCTCAGGGAAAACCCACTGAACCCTGTTTGCagggtgggatggggtttgaTGAACACGTCCCCATTGCCTGAGCACGTCCCCATTGCCTGAGCACACTGCCCATCCCCTCCTCGCTTGCAGTCGTGAGGCTCAGGTTTCCATGGGGCTCAACAGATTGTGTCTAAAGCTCCAGCCCTTCACAACTGGTTTGGGATTTGTGATCCCATAGCTCTTCCCTCCTTCACCTTGCTCCTCCAGCCCTGATCATGAACTCCTTCCCATCCACAGGGGTCAGCCCCACCGACCCACCAACCCTAATGCGTCCAGAATGGCCCAGAAAGTTGGAGGTGCTGATGGATGCCCTCGCTGTGGTCAAGCGGTGTATGCAGCCGAGAAGGTGATTGGAGCTGGAAAGGTGAGAAGGGTGATGGAGTAAATGGGGCACACAACCCTCACAAGTTGCTGTGTGGCAGGGAGACCTTCCGAGGAGGTCTTGACCTGGCCCACAGGCTGCTTGCTGCAGGCTGGTctaccagcacctccagctggggctgggcttgGGGTGCACGGCTGTGCTGACCTGGGAGCCTGGCATCAAAAGGAGAGCTGGGCATGCCTGGACGTCAGCTTCTCCTTGTAAATAAGAGGCAAATACATTTTATACTAAAGTTTtgaagcactgctcagcagaggTCACCGTGGACCTCCCAGTTGTTAGATGTGTTGGGAGGATGAACAGTGTTGTGAGCCATGGCTGCTGCCACTGCCAGCTGAGCAAGTGTGATGTCAAACAATCCTCCACCCTGTACCACAGGCTGGGATGGACCGGCACAGATCTGGGGCAGGGAATGAATTCCAGTGGTCAGCACTGGCCACAGGCAGGGCAGGGTGGTTGGAGGTGTGGGCACAGGTTTGGTGCCTCTCTCTTGGGCTGTTTTTGCTGGTGGACTGAGTCTGCTTGGGGTCAGATGTGAAGGATGCTCTGCAACAGCCCTGGTACTTCCTATGTCAAATTCATCACTTCTTCAGGGTCCTTTGTGTTCTGAGCTATGGGCTtatcccagcccagctctgggaaGCCTAGTAAGGCATGGAAACACCTTCTGCTCTGTCAGCCCTGGGACCCCAGGCGAGATCCCTGGCTTGAAGCAACATTCCCTCTAAGGCTGGGTACATGTGCAGAGCTTGCCAGGGCAGCTGGGTCAGGCTGCTTGGCTTTATGCTGCAGGGCATGGGATGACCATGTTGGGGAAGCCTCACTGGAGACATTGGGTCACCCCTGCTGTGTTTCCTTCTCCCTGGGGTTTCTGTGtttgtcccctgtccccagaaCAAGGAAAGGAGGCATCTGGTCAAGAGAAAGAGCTCCCAGCATCATCATGCCCTGGCTGACAGTGCAGGAATTTGTGATGGACACATTAAGGGTCAGCCCAGAGTGAGAAGCCAAACTTACCCGTAAAATCATGATCTGAGCTTCCTGGTGGGCTTCTGGCACCGATGTTTATGGGGAATCAAAGCTGGCAAAGTAATTACACTCAAGTGACCCAGAGAGGATTCCAGAGCATGTATTTCATGTGCTCATGTTTGCTGGATGACTccatctgctgcctccagccccttaatttcacattttcttccaaaaaaggTTTCCTGTTTTCCAAAGTGTTTGTTTGAATTCCTCTGTGAGCAGCTCTGGCTACTCTAGGTCTGTTCAAAGTCTGTGAGCTAATTTATCCCCAGAGGACTTGTGGAGTCGTGGgggagttttatttttaaacactggcTGATTTCTGCATTCTTGGTGTCTGTTTGTTGCCTTCCTTGGAGCTGTAGTTGTGCGGGGGCAGGTGTCCCAGCCCTGCCGCCCCCCCCGGCTGATGTACAGCAGCAGTGGATCTCAGCTGGATAACTGGGAGATTTATCATGGAGCTTTGGAGAGGGCAGTCGCCAAAGAGGGAGGAGATTGCTTCATACAGATAATTGTACaaattatttcacaaatgaCTGCTGCAAGTGAGGGCGAAAGCTCTCTAAAACCAGATCAACATGGGAACAGTGTCCACACCTGATGATTCCTCTTTGTATCTTCCAGtagtgaaaggggctccaggaaaactggggaggggctcttcatccgggagtgcagggataggacaaggggaaatggctttcagctgaaaaagggtaGCCAAAGCATCGCTGCCCTGTCCTGGGGGTTGTCTGACCAGGCTCTGCTCCTGTCCCACAGTCCTGGCACAAGTCTTGCTTCCGCTGTGCCAAGTGCGGCAAAAGCCTGGAGTCCACCACCCTGGCAGACAAAGACGGGGAGATCTACTGCAAAGGTGAGTGTCCCCTTCCTTGTGGGCTTGTCCTGGGCTTTGAAGCGGGGAGGCAGGTGATGAAAACCCCTGAAAACCAGGATGGGACTGAGGTTTGGGGAGGTGGTGATCCTCCAGTTGCTTATGGGGGCTGGCTGTGCCTGCAGAGCCAGGGGATTTCCCTCTGTGCTTTGGGACTCTCTGTTTGCccaacaaaaccagcaaaccCCATCCTGTTTAGGCAGTGCTTGCTTCAAGAGGAGGAGTGCTTAAAGTGGCATTTTGTACGAGTCAAGGTGTTCCCAAAGTAAGGCCAAAAGCAGTCTGGGAAGAGCACAGTCCTTTTGTAAAAGAGCTTTGTACAAGGCGTAATTATCACTGCAAACCAATCCATCCaggaggcagagggagggaggacaGGTGCCGCATTGGCTCAGTGCTCATGTTCCTTGCTCTGCAAGCGAATGTTGGCTATTTCTTCAAAACAACTCACTCTGCAAAGGCTGCCTGCAGAACTACATTCAGCTGCTGGCCTTACCCATCTCTCTCTTCCCATCCTCTGCAGGTTGCTACGCCAAGAACTTTGGTCCCAAGGGCTTTGGCTTTGGGCAAGGCGCTGGGGCGCTGGTCCACTCGCAGTGAGGCACCAGGAGCCGGGATTTCCACTCGCTCAGGGCTTTTCTGGACCAGCCCATGCTGCCCGACCCTCGCCGCACCGCAGTGACCATCCTCACCATCATCAGTAACCACCCGCTGCTTCACAGCACGAGCCCCTTCCTCCCCGCCCTGACCCAGCGTACCCCGAAGCTGTGGGAGTCCCAACATCATCCCCGTCGGGTCCTGCTGGGGCAGGTGCTGGGGGGAGACAGCTCGCACCCGCCTGCAGCGAGGCTCCTGTGCCCGAAACGTCCTGCTCCGCATTGCCCATCCCGCCGGGATGCAAGCTCAGCCGTGCCACGCCGTGTCACCGAGCAAGCAATAAACAGCAAAGCTGACCCACGCCTGCCCTTGCCGGAGAGTTTATTCCCCGTGTGGGGCTGAGGAGGTGCGCTGGGTGACCAAGTCTGGGGAACAGGAGGTGGAGGGAGGACAGGAAATGTTTGCAATCGTGGCTTGTGATTCAAGTGCAAAGGGAGGAACTGCTCGGTGTCTCTGACACGGCCCAGCTGTGGCCACCTGGGCTCTGGGGGGTGACTGGGTCAGGCTCTGCTCGGCTCCCGGGGTGGGTAACCGTTACAAGAGCAGTGGGTGATGCTGGGAGGCCAAGGACAGACCTTGGGTGTGTAAGTAGCAGAAGACGTGTGCACGCCCTATCAAAACCCTATCAGTGCTTCACGTGGTGCCTCTCCAAAGAGGCATACCCAGCCGTGCTGGGTAATTCACAACTTTTCACCTACTCCCTGGGTTTCAGCAGAACCCTGGATCACGAAGCCACCAGTTTGGCAGCTTCCCAGATTTACTTAATTTTCATCTaaattttttactttctctccGATTCCCTCATTTGACCAGTGTGCATTACCCCCAAGACCAGCCTCACTGCAGCTCACGGTTGTGAACTCCACAGAGAATTTagttttgggtattttttttaagtgttatgAACTTTGTGGCTGAGTAAATGAGATGGGTGGAGTTTTGAGAAGCACAACAGAGGCAGAAATGCTTTTGTGGGGCAGGATTTAGGCTCCTTTATCAACTTAAACCCTTTCCCTTGTTCACCACACCCGTGGTTTTTGCATGGTGTTTCTGAAGCTGATATGGGGACCCTGCTATTGAAGGGCCTCCAAAAATCCTCCCCCCGCCGGGTTTCCCATCCAGGGACCGAAATTCTAGTGGGTCCTCTTGTTTTGAGGGATGTGGCTGGGGTTTGGTGAGGTGATAGCTGATGGCACTCAGTGTGCGGAGCAGGCAGCCCAGGCTCTGGAGCTCACATACCACCCTTCATGGAGACCAAAACCCATCTCCCTTGCTTGGCAGAGTTTCTGCTCCCTGGCACAGGCATGGAGGTTAGGATCTGCCTGCTTTCTCTGTGAGCAGGAGGTAGATGCTGTGCTGCTGCGGCATGTCAGCTGGGTGTGCACAGGCAGGGATAGCGCCCAAGCAGAGCTGTTGAGTCAATAAAGCTAGTCTTTAGGCTCCTTTCCCTGTAGTTGTAGGGGTTGTGTCAGAGAGAAGGGAGGTGCTGACATACTGCAGGTGTGATGGACCTCTGGCTCCTGGAGAGCTGGTCAAAGCCAGGAGAAAACACTGGGCTTGGGTTTCACAGGGTCACAGAAATAGGTAGGGGGGGAAGGATCCTGCAAAGGACTTTAGTCTAACCTGCTTAAAGCAGAGTTTGCTCCAAAGGTCAGGTTGATCAGAGCCTCCAGGGTTCCAGTTGAGTTTGGAAAGGAAGGAGGTGCCACCACTATGGTTCTTGTTACATCAATGCACCATGCACACACAGGAGGTCGTTTTCCTTATGTGCATCAGTTTCCCTTGTGGCACCCGTGCTCGTTGTCTCTTGTCCTTCTGCCATGCATCACTGTGTCTCCCTTCTCGACAACCCTTCTTTAGGCAGTGGAAAACTGAAGTTCAGTCTCCTCaactcttctcttctccaggttggtGGGTCCCTGCTGAGCTTTGAGCCCCAAACCTCCCAGATGACAGCACTGGGCAGTGTCCTGGGACAGGGACCTTACCCTCAGGGTTTGCAGTTGGTGCTGTACACCACGTTCTCCTAAGAGCAGTTTAGGGGGTGATAGGAGCACGCAATCCACTGTGCTGGCATGGGGAGACCAGGACAGGCATTGCTGGGGCTGCACATCCAGACACAGGGCACGAGGTGGGCTGGGCGAGGTGGTGGGGCAAGGCTGAGGAGAAGCTGTGTGGGGTTAGAGGAGCTTTCTGGACATCCCTGGCCAGTCTGCAGAGGGATGGCTGTGACCATCTGCTACCCTCTGCTGGGCGCTGCTCCCTGTGGTTGGATGTGGCTCCACGCTGGACGCATCTGGACACCTGCAGCCAAGTGTTGTCCAACTCCCTTTGGAGGCAGCAGGGCCGCATCgcacccagcagcacccaccCCTCTCCGACAGCCCTTGGGAAGGGGCGGTGGGACCCAAACCCGACTCCAAAGAGGTGATGGAGGAGATTGGCTCGTGGATACAGCCTGGAGGGTGGTGGTGATGGGATCACTCTGAGAAGTCAGGCTGGAGCTCTCTGAGCTCCACGGTTGGTGGAAGATCCTGCAGCGGGGGATGCCACACCACCACTGCCACATCCCAGTGATTTTCTGGGAATGAGCCAGCCCAGGGCAAGACTTTGCCCCTCctgagccctgagccccagcagcccccattACCCACCCTTTTGGGCTCTGTGGGGATGGGATGTGCATGGGCACTCATGgatcaaagccttttttttcccttgctagCAGCCTGGCAGTGCTTCCTGTTGGATTTGCTGGAGGACAGGAGCTGCGGTGGCAGCCTCTGGCCCTCCAGGTCTGGGAATGGCTGGCTGGggcaagaaaagcagaaaaaggcatTGTCAAAGCTACTTTGCATCCATGGCCATGGGAAAATGACCTTCCCTTGGTGACTGGAGCATGGAGACGCAGTGAGCAGCAGAGATGGGGTTTGGCAGCCCTTGACTCTCCCCAGGGTGGTGGGGAAGGAGACCACGCCGGCTGGTGCAGCAAAAGTGCCCACAGACATCCCAGcttgctggagcagagctggaagtGACGTGCACAAAACTACTCACCCCAAAGTTTCCAGggctcagcatccctgcagctGAGCTTCCCCCAAGTGTGGGAAAGAGCCTTGGATGCTCCTTCGGGGGTAACCCATCCATCTGGTCTGCTCCCCCTGAAGTGCCGGGGTGCTCGGGGTAACCTCTGGGGCTGCCCCGTGCACGACCCCACTCTGCCTTTGGCTGTGAGGGCCGTAGGGGAACCAGTGCCACTTGACGTCATGAACCCGGGTCTCCTGGGACACCTGGGATCTCTGCCAGCATGGAGAGGTGGAGAGGTTGGCCCCGGGGAGCAAGAACGAGTTCCTGGCTCCGGCACCTGCTGCCCTGCCCTCTTAATGAGGGATAATGAGGTGCATCTCATCAGCGCTGCAGACTTGCCCCCTGGCCACTCCGGCTGCAGGTGATGcccccagcagggacagggatgatggaggggatggggcaAGGGGGGGCTGAgcaggggggcactggggttgGGGTCAGTGGGGGGTATAAGCAGGGTGATCCAGGAGGTGGACACCGGGATGGCAGCTGCTCTGCGTGCTGCCAGCCCTGGACAGTGATCCCCGCGTGTCCCCAGGGGGGATTTTCTCCCCCTCAGACCTCGCTTGGGTAAAAGGTtcttcagcttctctggggGCGCATCCATCCAGCAGGCTGTGACCATCACGAACCCACGGCAAGCAGGAGCCCCCGATGTCCTTGCTGGCAGCCTGGCACGGCACCGTGAACCTCCTGGtgccaggcactggcacaggaaCAGACACGGCTGTGGTGGCGGGGAACGAGAACGGCTGGAAAGGAGACCTGGAAAGGTGTTTTGCTGCAGGGGAGGGAGGACTCAGACAGGACCGGGCTGCGCCACGCACAGGTCACACAcagagctggggatgctggttctCGCTGTGGGACAGGGGCTTCAAATCCCTCTTGTCGGGGGCTTGAGGGACAGGAGCTCTGTGTGCCGAGAGCTGGGTCAGGAGCCTTGGGGGCAGGGCAGGTGGGTGGGAGGTGTCAAGGGTTGACCCCCTTGCAGGGCAGCCCTGCACAGCCGTCTGGGTGTGCTGATCCCAGAAAGCTCCTCTATCCACGTGTCCCCCTTCCTGGGCCTCCTCCCAGgggtccccacagcccctgcctggTTGGCGCTGCACCCAGGCCACCTGGCCTGGTGCTGGAACCCCatctccccctgccctgggtgGCACTGAATCCCCTTATGCCTTCCTGGCTGGCACTGCTCCCCTCGGCACCCTGCCCCGGCTGGCATTGCGCCCAGAGCTCCGTGCTGGCTGGCATtgccccccaggtcccctgGCCCAGCTGGCACTGCACCCCAACATCTGGCACTACACCCCTAACATCTGGCACTGCACCCTCCAAGAGCTTGCACTGGCCCAGTGCTCCCCAACATTGCATGCTGCACCCGCAACATCTGGCCCAGTGCCTCCAACAGCAGACACTAGACCCCCCTACAGCTGGCCCTGCACCCCACAACCTCTGGCACTGCATCCCTGTCACCTGACCCTGCCCCCCAGCCTCTGACCCTGCACCCTGTGCGGTGCCGAGGTCCCCAGCCCCTGCTGTGCCTTCCTTGCCTGTGGACCCCTGCCCACCCCCTGCTGCTGCCGGGGCCCTGCGGGCACCCCGCAAGCGCCTCCTGGGGAGCAGGGCTCGGCCGGGCTTCGCCTGGGCGTGCAGGGTGCCTGCCCGGCAGGAGGGGCCAGGCGAGGCGCAGGAATGCGAGTGGGAGAGCGGCTGGGCATGTAGCGACAGCTCCTGAGGCACGA
This portion of the Phaenicophaeus curvirostris isolate KB17595 chromosome 24, BPBGC_Pcur_1.0, whole genome shotgun sequence genome encodes:
- the CSRP1 gene encoding cysteine and glycine-rich protein 1, with the protein product MPNWGGGKKCGVCQKAVYFAEEVQCEGSSFHKSCFLCMVCKKNLDSTTVAVHGEEIYCKSCYGKKYGPKGYGYGQGAGTLSTDKGESLGIKYEEGQPHRPTNPNASRMAQKVGGADGCPRCGQAVYAAEKVIGAGKSWHKSCFRCAKCGKSLESTTLADKDGEIYCKGCYAKNFGPKGFGFGQGAGALVHSQ